CCGATTCTATTACCGGGTGAACAGACATCTACCCGTATGGAGCCAGCGAAGCACATTTACGGTGCAGTTCCCGAGGTGGAAGCCATGGAGGGCGTGATCGATGCAGCGATCTGGGTCGGATATGCCTGGGCGGACGAGCGCCGGAATCGGGCAGCCATTGTGGTGACTGGCTTGGATGAGTCGGCGGTATCTCACGGCGCGGAGAGGCTGGCAAAGCTGTTTTGGGACGCCCGCGCAGACTTCGAGTTTGTTGCTCCCACGGGGACCTTTGCCGAATGCCTGGACACGGCCGTCAAGTCCTCGCCAGCGCAACGGCCGTTCTTCATCTCAGATTCGGGTGACAACCCTACTGCGGGAGGATCTGGCGATGTCACCTGGGGATTGACGAGGTTGCTCGAGCGGTCCGAGTTCAAGTCCCCAACTGGGGGCCCCAGGGTCATCTACGCAAGCGTCCCCGGGCCAGAGGCGATCGAAACAGCCGTGGcagccggcgtcggcgccatcgtcactgTTACCGCGGGCGCAGAGGTCGACAATCTCCATGCCCCGCCTGTGACCCTGACGGGCAGGGTTCACTCAATCAAGCACGGTGATCGTGACGCCGTGACGGAGGTCGTGGTCCAAGTCGGGAGCGTTTTTGCGATTCTCACCAAGCTGCGCAAGCCGTACCACAAGGAGAAGGACTTTACTGATCTGGATCTGAAGCCGCGGGAGGCAGAtatcgtcatcgtcaagaTTGGATACCTGGAGCCCGAGCTGTATGACATGCAGAAGGATTGGATGCTGGGCTTGACGCCGGGCGGTGTCAACCAGGATCTCGAGAGCCTTGGCCATCAAAAGATTCGGCGCCCAATGTGGCCATTCGACAAAGAGGTCGCCTTGCCTCCTGACTTGAAGGCGCGTTGGATACCAATGTCCAAGGATGCTCTAACTGGCCCAGACGAGTAGAAACCACGACATCAATTCAGTTTCGCATGGTGTAGAATGAAGCGAATGAGTACTCGGCTTGATCTGGATTCATAGAACTGAAAACGTCTCCCTTTCGGTGAAGTACGCTTTTGCGTCTTCTTCAGTGTATAACGACGTATCGGTTCAATTGCGGTTCACGGATTCTCTTTGCTGTGCGTCGACACAGTCAGACAATCGGAAAGAGAATTTCAGCCCTGAGTGATCGCTCCAACGCAGCTCATCGTGCCCActgtccgcctcctcccgcgcaTGTTCCCGTTGAGAGGCCGTATCGAACATCGACACATCTCCCGGGTGCATAATCTCAATACTTTCCATGTCAAGTCCCGCGGTGGCAACCCTATCTAAGCGAGCAGGTGGGAAGGGCTGCTTGCCATCGATGCCCCATGTGTGACCGGGTTTGTCTTTACGAAGTGCGAGCCACGTGTCTGCAAGACCGTTGGACGCTATCAGATGTTCATCATCGTCGAGTACCGGATTGAAGTCGCCAGCAACCAGTCCACAGCCAGCAGCCCTAATTAGATCTGACGCAATAGAAATTTGTCGAGGGCGCCTAGATGGCCTGATTGGAAGCGAGTCTAGGTGGACGTTGATGACACGGACGCGTCGGCTCACGCTTCTTTGGCCCATTGACGGAGCATGTGTGAAAATGTCGCAGCATAAGGCATCTCTTGCGAACCTGCTGGGGAATTTGACCCTCCACACCGGTCCGAGAGCGCCAGGTTGTCCAAAAAGACGTTTCGAAACAAGAGTCATGCTTGCAAAGATTTGCACGCCCCAGGCGGTCGCATCGGCCTCGCTCGAGTACCAGCCTTTGCGTATGTCAGGATCGTCCAGGATGGACGAGAGTGCGTCCCGTGAGACCTCTTGAAGAAGAATCAAGTCGACCGAGGGCGAAGAGCCGAGAATTTGAGCAATAATCGCCGAAATGCGCGCTTCTGGCGAAGGCGAGGTTGCGTCGACATTCCATGTGACAAGTGAAACCCTGTCAAGTCGCGGAGAGGTtgccgaggcgtcggcggcgtcctggaTAGCTTCGATCGCTGCCCATTTGGACGTGATGCTATCGAAAGAGTGCCATCGCTGAAACACGATCTCGGCGTCGTGAAGCGAAGGGAGAGGCGTCTCATGCCACCAAGAAACGGCCATCGCCCGAAGTCGGGACAAAAATGCCATGACGGCGAATCGTGCTATCAGCCAACTCTCAGCGGATGGCACGGCACAAGATGCAAATCTTATTGATCGCAAATGATCGTACAGGCAGCCTCATGCGTCTTTTCTTTGTGGGAGTGATGTATAGATGTGTGTATGTGTCCAAGTTGATGGAGgtcgcgacgccgtcgtcttgggCGCTATGGTTCGTCGAGTGGAGGCTGCAGGAGGGGACTGATGCACTGCCACCAGTTGCCGCCTGCTAAATAAGCGCCTAGGCCATTGTCTGGGGGCCGGTTAGGCGGCTCAACAAAGATGCCCAGAGATCATGCAACATTGAAACCACAGCCATTGAACGCGGCTACATGAGGCCTTTCCAGGCTCCAGTTGAGGGTCTTTATTATGTGATGTTTTCCTGTGTGCCTTCCCGCCCTCATCATTCATTAACTGAAACACGAAATGCTCCCGAGAGTTGCATCGCACCCAGTGCCAGCCCGGTCGTCAACGTCGTGAGAGGCCAACATCGAGACTGAGCGGCTTCCTCAAGAACCCTTCACTCGTCTTCATTTCTCCTTGCCTCAGGCATACGGAATACCTCCGCACCCATGTCGCCGCGATGagcttcatcttcatctcaGCCACATTCCTCCCAACACACGCCCGCGGGCCGTGACTGAAGGGGATGAAGGCGTTCTTCTGCCGAGGCGTCACCGCTTCCCACCGCTCTGGCCGGAATTCCTCCGCATCAGGCCCCCATATCTCGGCGGAGTGATGGATCGTATAGGTAGGCACGCTGAGGACGGTGCCGGGTGGAAAGTAGTGGCCCAAGATGGTCACGCCGGAGGAGTTGGCCGGCACCAGCCTCGGCAATCCGATGCCGGACGTGGAGTGATGACGGAGCGTCTCCTTGAAGACGAAGTCAAGATACTCGAGGTCGCGGATCATGTCGTGCGTGGGcacatcgacgccgtctggGATGGCAGCATCTAGCTCATCCTGGAGCTTCTTCATCACACGCGGATGCCGGACCACGTAGTTCATCAGGGCGCACGACGAGTTGGAAGTCGTGTCGCTGCCCGCGATGAGTTGAGTgagcgcctccgccgtcagctcctccaggcccagcgcctcgcccttgtcgtctcGCCCTTGCATCAGTCGTGCAAGCAGATCGGTGCGCTCCACGCTGGGCGGGTTTTCTATCCTGTCCTTGACCCTCGCGATCGCGATGCCGGCCAGGTTCTGCACCGCGTTGACGCCCTTGCTAAAGAAGGGATCCGGGAGATACTTTGCGTACGGTCTCAGCTGCGGTAGGCAACCCAGCGTTGCATTGACTTCCCCGCGTCGATTTAAAATGtccacggcgggcaggtaCAGGGACGGTGCATCGGGGGACAGCTTGACCTCGGTCAGGTCGACACCCGCACGCAGCATGCCCAGCGGCTTGCCAAACGCCAAGTCCCCGATGATGTCAAAGGCGAGGAAGTTGAACCACGAGAGGCTGTCCAGGTGCGCCTCTTGGGCCCCCGCAGCGTTCTTTGATGGGCTCTCATCGATGAGCCGGTCGAGCTGGCTGACGAAGAGCCGCAGATTCTCCTGCATATAGGGCTCAAACTGAACGACGGACTTGGCGGAGAAGGTGTGTGACACCAGCTTGCGCTTGCGTGCGTGTTCAGCGCGAGACCGGGTCGAGAAAAGCCCCGGTCGAATGGACAAGAACGGCGCGTAGAAATCCCTGTAACCGTGGATCAGCAAGGCGACGCCCAACGAAAGCAAGGCCAGAACCCACGATTTCAGAAAGCCGTTTCCGTGACCGTATATGGCGGCTATGGCCGTCGTGTCGTCTTGGATACTGACATGATTTGGCTGGATCCGAATGACCTTGCCGTACTTCCGGTGGGCGTCGTCAACCGTTCTGTACCGCTTACCTCTGCGCGCAGCGAAAAAGAGCCACAGGTTTGAGAACTGTGCGCCAAAGGGAGCGGGAATACCTCGCAGATGGCTGTGCGTGACGAAGTACGAGTAAAGATAGGAAGCAACGACGAGACCCAACGCCACCGGGACGGCCCAGACGGAAAAGACGTGCTCGACTAGAGCCATTGATGCTGCGCACAGACTGCGACCAAGGTCAGGTTGAAGATTTCTTCGGCGGCCAACAGGGTTCGACTGGCCCGAGCCGGTTCTCGCGCGAGGCCCATATATAAGGGGGCTGCGGGAGTCGCGGGCTAAAATACTGGATCGAATCCATGAGCATCTGTTCCTCACCACTGGCACCAGGCAGGCTTCTTTCTCCCCACATCGAATCAGGAATTTCTTCTTCCCATTACCCGTGAAGACATCGTACCCCGCAAACGGCCCTGCTCCGCCGACCTCAGCCGCTCGGGGCGCGATGTCGGCTCTTGGGTGATGTGACGCCGCTTGCCAATGACGATGCAGATGATTcgcggccgtcatcacccGTGGCGGCTGAGATGACACGCACGCGGGCGAAGGGGGCCCCACGGCGGGACGCCCACGGGGGAACATGGGACTAGTCGAAGCCCAGGCCCAGAAGGCCCTCCTACGTCGTCATGAGCTCGGGATCCAGAGTTCCAGTCGGCAGCAATATAAACGACCTCGCACTGGAGAATACCCACGCCCAGTCACAGAGGTCCACGGGTCCTCCATGGACGCCGTGCTACCGGATGCCTCATCTACGGCATAAATCCGGGAATAATGCCCACTGGAAGATGCCGGCTGTGATAAGCCCATGCGGTGCTACGGAAGGGGTAGGCTTGATGCAACGCCCTTTTTATGTCGACTTCCGTGACGAGCACGCTGCATGCGAACAGACAACGCCTCGAGAAATATGACCACATGCCATGCACTGCTCATCGTTGTAGCCAGACTCGAGCGTGCccgtcaacaacaacaggACCGACCCCGCAGCAAGCGAGCAGGATTCGATGGGAACAtgaaggcgtcgtcgtcatcttgACCGCCCCATGCCCCATATCTACACACCCCTCGATTCGAGTCCATGtcccgctgcagctgccgacgacgatgggagACAGCTGTCTTAAATCCTGGGCCGCTAATGCAGCTCAACGTCTGCCCCGGCGGGGCTAGCAGCTGGGTGGCGCAGCCGCtatcggcatcggcacctGATCATGGCAACATGGGACACGCAACCTTGCTTTGTTTTGTAATAAAGTGTTTCTTTACGGTCGACGCAAGAGTTCGTGCAACGAAGCGGATAATCCATTACGCCCCGAGGTCAAGGCGACAGTGGGTGAGATCGTTGTGCCTTGCAATGCATATGCCAAATTCTTTCTCCTTGCAAAGACCCTGTCTGATTCTTGCCGTCTCGAACTCCCGCGCCAAGAGTTACATGGACCACGCGTGCACTATATCCTCCCGTCAACTGCGTCTCCAGTCACGGCATACACCCTCACCACTCCAGGAGACAGTTCGCGCCCTCAGTCTG
Above is a genomic segment from Purpureocillium takamizusanense chromosome 2, complete sequence containing:
- a CDS encoding uncharacterized protein (TransMembrane:2 (i7-26o38-55i)~EggNog:ENOG503NWVG~COG:Q), whose product is MALVEHVFSVWAVPVALGLVVASYLYSYFVTHSHLRGIPAPFGAQFSNLWLFFAARRGKRYRTVDDAHRKYGKVIRIQPNHVSIQDDTTAIAAIYGHGNGFLKSDFYAPFLSIRPGLFSTRSRAEHARKRKLVSHTFSAKSVVQFEPYMQENLRLFVSQLDRLIDESPSKNAAGAQEAHLDSLSWFNFLAFDIIGDLAFGKPLGMLRAGVDLTEVKLSPDAPSLYLPAVDILNRRGEVNATLGCLPQLRPYAKYLPDPFFSKGVNAVQNLAGIAIARVKDRIENPPSVERTDLLARLMQGRDDKGEALGLEELTAEALTQLIAGSDTTSNSSCALMNYVVRHPRVMKKLQDELDAAIPDGVDVPTHDMIRDLEYLDFVFKETLRHHSTSGIGLPRLVPANSSGVTILGHYFPPGTVLSVPTYTIHHSAEIWGPDAEEFRPERWEAVTPRQKNAFIPFSHGPRACVGRNVAEMKMKLIAATWVRRYSVCLRQGEMKTSEGFLRKPLSLDVGLSRR
- a CDS encoding uncharacterized protein (MEROPS:MER0167712~EggNog:ENOG503NWKU~COG:S), producing MSHRPIIAVAGLACETSTFTPSRTLAPAFHPKRGDEIKQRYEFLHDHEVLGKAAEWKGALIGHALPGGQVTRDAFETLAAEIISRLQSIVSEGRLDGLWFDIHGAMVVEGLEDVEAELLKRIRIVIGPDVLVSASMDLHGNVSRELAHMCDLITCYRMAPHEDAMDTKERACRNLVQLLAESPRRRPLKAWIPVPILLPGEQTSTRMEPAKHIYGAVPEVEAMEGVIDAAIWVGYAWADERRNRAAIVVTGLDESAVSHGAERLAKLFWDARADFEFVAPTGTFAECLDTAVKSSPAQRPFFISDSGDNPTAGGSGDVTWGLTRLLERSEFKSPTGGPRVIYASVPGPEAIETAVAAGVGAIVTVTAGAEVDNLHAPPVTLTGRVHSIKHGDRDAVTEVVVQVGSVFAILTKLRKPYHKEKDFTDLDLKPREADIVIVKIGYLEPELYDMQKDWMLGLTPGGVNQDLESLGHQKIRRPMWPFDKEVALPPDLKARWIPMSKDALTGPDE